In Sulfitobacter sp. W027, a single window of DNA contains:
- a CDS encoding diguanylate cyclase: protein MQGTILIADAIATNRIALKVKLCAAYYHVVQAEDMEQALATARENPPDLVICALTLPGGGAADLCRALRASADTAELPVLGIGNADQAVDRFAALEAGVSDVLLKPLDCTLLLGRTRSLIRARNAVDEWEMRDDTTRALGLAEPTAEFTACSKCVLIHSDSAISVNWAKQLRPLLRAQLTLANSEEAIRAAATNGPPDAFILVLPEDPSTATAALRLISTLRANAQTRHAGLLVVQLAPDTAQAATALDLGADDLMTEGFNTAEMVLRLHAVLRRKRMTDQLRDTVRSGLKAAVFDPLTGLHNRRYALPHLDRIAEHALETARPFAVMVADLDHFKGINDRYGHAAGDSVLVQTAERLRNNLRGMDLVARIGGEEFLIVMPGTNLSDAEKTAADICADIGNRGFVVPGTPLPIHVTISIGLSIGPIGEEGRPLSSDALMAQADRALYSAKSHGRNRVNLSRPAA from the coding sequence ACTATCACGTCGTTCAGGCCGAAGATATGGAACAGGCCTTGGCTACCGCGCGGGAAAATCCGCCGGACCTTGTGATATGTGCCTTAACCCTTCCGGGCGGCGGGGCCGCTGACCTATGCCGCGCGTTGCGCGCTTCTGCCGATACAGCAGAGCTTCCTGTGCTGGGCATCGGCAACGCCGATCAAGCCGTAGACCGTTTTGCCGCGTTGGAAGCCGGGGTAAGCGACGTATTGTTAAAGCCGCTTGATTGCACCCTATTATTAGGTCGCACGCGCAGCCTCATCCGCGCTCGCAACGCGGTTGACGAATGGGAAATGCGCGATGATACCACCCGCGCGCTTGGACTGGCTGAACCGACGGCGGAGTTTACGGCGTGCAGCAAATGCGTGCTCATCCATTCCGACAGCGCGATCAGCGTGAACTGGGCCAAACAGCTCCGCCCCCTTTTGCGCGCACAACTCACCCTCGCCAATTCCGAAGAGGCCATTCGCGCCGCCGCCACGAACGGGCCGCCAGATGCATTCATACTCGTATTGCCCGAAGACCCGAGTACCGCCACAGCGGCGCTGCGCCTCATCTCGACACTTCGCGCTAACGCCCAGACCCGCCATGCCGGGCTGTTGGTGGTGCAATTGGCCCCCGACACGGCGCAAGCGGCCACCGCCCTTGATTTGGGCGCCGACGACCTAATGACCGAAGGGTTCAATACAGCCGAAATGGTCCTACGCTTACATGCTGTTCTGCGGCGCAAACGGATGACCGACCAACTTCGTGATACGGTGCGCTCAGGGCTGAAAGCCGCAGTATTCGACCCGCTGACAGGTCTGCATAATCGCCGCTATGCCCTGCCCCATCTGGACCGCATCGCAGAACACGCCCTTGAAACCGCTCGGCCCTTTGCTGTGATGGTCGCTGATCTTGACCATTTCAAAGGTATCAATGACCGCTACGGCCATGCAGCGGGGGATTCCGTGCTGGTGCAAACGGCAGAGCGTTTGCGCAACAATCTGCGCGGTATGGACCTTGTCGCACGGATTGGGGGAGAGGAGTTTCTTATCGTCATGCCGGGTACGAACCTGTCCGATGCGGAAAAGACGGCCGCGGATATTTGTGCTGACATCGGCAACCGGGGCTTTGTCGTACCTGGCACGCCGTTGCCTATCCATGTAACGATCAGCATCGGTCTTTCGATCGGGCCGATTGGTGAAGAAGGCCGTCCGCTTTCATCGGACGCTCTTATGGCTCAGGCCGATCGAGCGCTTTACTCTGCAAAATCCCATGGCCGAAACCGGGTGAATTTAAGCCGTCCGGCGGCTTAG
- a CDS encoding DMT family transporter, with translation MQQDRPLVGIALMMGFCIIAPVGDAVAKLLGASVPLGQVVLIRFAIQALILIPIVWHSDRTWHMHGRVFWLTLLRTILHMAGIAAMFTALKYLPLADAVAIAFVMPFFMLLLGKFILKEEVGARRLGASIVGFLGTLLIVQPSFANVGWPALLPIVVAVVFSFFMLVTRQIAKETDPISLQAVSGVMAVLIILPVLALGSATGIAPLQIIRPDAFDWTLLLGIGFLGTIAHLLMTWSLRFAPSATLAPMQYLEIPFATLLGLLIFSDLPNPLAGLGIMITIAAGLYVIMRERATARALTAAAVPPVAP, from the coding sequence ATGCAGCAGGATCGGCCTCTTGTAGGAATAGCCCTCATGATGGGCTTTTGCATCATCGCCCCCGTGGGCGATGCGGTAGCCAAATTGTTGGGAGCTTCGGTCCCTTTGGGGCAGGTCGTTCTGATCCGTTTCGCCATTCAAGCACTTATCCTCATCCCGATCGTTTGGCACTCTGACCGGACGTGGCACATGCATGGGCGGGTGTTTTGGCTCACCCTGTTGCGGACCATCCTACACATGGCAGGGATCGCTGCGATGTTCACGGCGCTAAAATACCTGCCCTTAGCTGATGCCGTCGCCATCGCTTTCGTCATGCCCTTTTTCATGCTGCTGCTGGGCAAGTTCATCTTGAAAGAGGAAGTCGGCGCAAGACGGCTGGGGGCTAGTATCGTTGGATTTCTGGGCACGCTTCTGATCGTTCAGCCGAGCTTTGCAAATGTGGGCTGGCCTGCCTTGCTTCCGATCGTGGTGGCGGTTGTCTTTTCATTCTTCATGCTGGTCACACGGCAGATCGCCAAAGAAACCGACCCGATCAGCCTTCAGGCCGTCAGTGGTGTCATGGCCGTTTTGATCATTCTGCCTGTTCTGGCGCTCGGCTCTGCCACGGGCATCGCGCCGCTCCAGATCATCCGGCCGGATGCATTCGACTGGACCCTGCTGCTTGGTATCGGATTTCTTGGCACCATTGCGCATTTGCTCATGACTTGGTCCCTGCGCTTTGCCCCATCGGCCACTCTGGCCCCAATGCAATACCTCGAAATTCCTTTCGCCACTCTGCTTGGTCTGCTCATTTTTTCGGACCTACCAAACCCACTTGCGGGTTTGGGCATTATGATCACCATCGCTGCGGGCCTTTATGTGATCATGCGTGAGCGGGCCACGGCGCGGGCGCTGACCGCAGCAGCTGTGCCGCCAGTGGCGCCATAA